DNA sequence from the Streptomyces tsukubensis genome:
GACATGGCCGAGCTGATGGAGGGCGGCGACGACAAGCTCGCGCAGATCGCCCGGGCCCTCGTTGCGGACGTCCGCAAGAACCTGTCCGTCGACTGGCTCTCCCGTGAGCCGGTGCGCGCCAAGCTGCGCACCCGCATCCGCCGGGTCTTGGCCATGTTCGACTACCCGCCCGAGGAGGAGCTGGAGGCCATCGACCTGGTCCTCAAGCAGATGGAGACCTTCGCGGCCCAGTGGGCACCCGGCGCCAAGTAGTCCTCAGCAGGCGGGCCGCCATGCGGCCTGCCCGCCTGTTGAGGTCGGGGATCAGTCCCGCACGTGCGAGTTGAACGGAGGTGCCGCCGTCGCGGCAGCCCGACGTCCCGGCCAAGTGCGCACAAGACACGCGAGACGCAAGCAGCGGCGCGGCCGCTCGGCGAGGAAGCGTGCGACCCAGGGGAGGAAACCGGGTCCGCACAGGAGGAGTTTGCCGCGTAGTTCACCTCGAACCCCGAGGTGCGCATCTCGCTCTGCGGCTCGCAGTGCGGGTCCTGGAGGAGTGGGGGCATCCGCCTGCCTCGGACGGCTCCTGCACCGTCGCCCTGTTGGTGGCGGAGCTCGCCGCCAACGCCGTACGCCACGGGCGTGTGCCAGGGCTCGACTTCCGGCTTCGCCTGACCTCTGATGCGCGGCGGCGTCTGATCCGTATCGAGGCGGGGGACGCGTCCTCGGACTGGCCCCCGGCCCCTGCGCCGTCCCCCGACGATGAGGCCGTGCGCGGCCTGCTTCTCGTGGACGTGCTGGCCACCCGCTGGGGTGTGACGCCCCGTGTTCCGATCGGCAAGGTCGTCTGGTCGGAAGTGGCGGTGGAGCCCTGAGGGCTTCGACTGAACGCTACCCTGCTTCATGTCGACCAGTTACTGATAACGGGAGTTATCGGTGAATCAATAGGTCGAAGCCATCCAGTCTTCCTACTGTTCCTTTACACCGAGCCCCCACGAAGCGGCGGGCCGGACACCGGAGCAGAGGAGCTGACCGTGACGGCACACCCCGCGCAGAGCACTCACGCTGAAGAATCCGCACCGTCGGCAGAAGCCGAGGACCCGCAGACGCTCTCCGGCCTCCTGGAGACCCGCCTCGCCGCCTCGGTGCTCTCCGACGCGACGAAGGCGATGCTCCGGGAGGCGCTGGGAGACGTCGAAGGGGCAGCCGCGGCCACCGCGCCTCGCCGCGTCTATCTGGACTCCGTCTCCGTCGCCGGCTTCCGGGGCATCGGCCCCAAGGCGTGGCTCTCCCTCGCCCCCAAGCCCGGCGTCACCCTTGTCGTCGGACGCAACGGCTCCGGCAAGTCCAGCTTCGCCGAGGCCATCGAGACGGCGTTCACCGGGAAGAGCGCCCGGTGGGACGGGCTCAACCCCGTGTACCGCAGCAACTGGCGCAACCTGCACGACGGTGCGGCGCCGAAGATCGAAGTCAAGCTGTGCGAGGAAGGAGACACCAAGCCCAGCACCCTGACCTGCACCTGGGCGGGGGACGATGTCACGCTGCCCGACATCGAGTTCAAGCGTCCGGGGCACGGGCGCGGCGCCTTCGGCGAGGCGGGCTGGCAGCAGCCGCTGACCGACTACCGCCCGTTCCTGTCGTACTCCGACCTCGACCGGATGATCAGTGGGAAGCCCAGTCAGATGTACGACGCGGTCGCCAAGATCCTCGGTCTGGGCAAGCTGACTGGCGCCGACGACCTGCTCCAGCTCCTGGAGAAGGAGCTGAACACCGCGCTGAAGAGCGCTGAAGCGGAGCTGCCGGGGCTGGTCGAGATGCTGTCCGGTCTGGAGGACCCCCGGGCGGATGCGGCGATCGCGGCTCTCGGCCGGACCGGAGCCCCCGACTTCGACGCGCTGACCGTGCTGGTGGAGGGCCTGCCCACCGCCGACGCCGGCCACCTCGACGGGCTGCGCGCCGCCGCTGCCCTGACCGGACCCGACCTCGACGAGGTCGGCCCGGCGGTGGACCGTCTGCGCGAGGCCGTCGCCGTCCTGGGCGACGTGTGCGCATCGGGCGCCGAGGACGCTCACCAGCGCGCCGAACTGCTGGCCAAGGCCCTGGACCACAGCCGCCGTCACCCCGGCGAGGAAGTCTGTCCCGTCTGCGGCTCGGCCCGGCTGCTGGACGAGGCCTGGGCAGAGCGTGCGGCCGACCAGATCGCCGTCCTTCGGCAGGAGGCCGCCGCCGCCGAGGAAGCGCGGAGCGCCCTGCGCCGCTCTGTGGATGCCGTGAGGTACCTCGTTACCCAGGCCCCCAACTGGCTTCCGGCCGCGCTGGTCGATCCGTGGGAGGAGTGGACGGCCTGTCGCGGGATCGCCGATCCCGAGCAGCTCGCCGGGCGGGCCGAGAACAGCGCCCTCGTCCTGGCCGACGCTTGCGCCGTCCTCAGGGAGGAGGCAGTCCTGGAACTGGAGAAGCTGGACGAGGGCTGGCGCCGGTGCGTCGCGCGGCTCGCGGGCTGGCTCGACCGGGCGCGTACCGCCCATGCCGGAAAGCCCCGGCTGCGCCAGGTGAAGGCGGCCCGCAAGTGGCTCAAGGATGTCGGCGGGGAGCTGCGGGAGGAGCAGCTGCGGCCCTTCGCCGACCACACACAGAGGATCTGGGAGCAGCTGCGGCAGCAGAGCAACGTCGACCTGCGGTCCGTGCGCCTGAACGGCACCGAGAAGGCCTCCATGCGCAAGCTCGTGATGGACGTGTGCGTGGACGGTACGGAGGCGTCGGCCCTCGGGGTCATGAGCCAGGGGGAGCTGCACTCCCTCGCGCTGTCACTCTTCCTGCCCCGCGCCGCCGCGCCGGACAGCCCGTTCGGCTTCGTGGTGATCGACGACCCGGTGCAGTCCATGGACCCGGCGAAGGTCCACGGCCTCGCGAAGGTCCTGCACGACCTCGGCCAGAGCCGGCAGGTCGTGGTCTTCACCCACGACACCAGGCTGCAGCGTGCCTTCCACGACCAGGAGCTCGCCGTGACGGTGCTCCAGGTCGAGCGGGGTGACCGGTCCATGGTCAAGGTCGAGCGGGAGACCGATCCGGTCGCCCAGGCGCTGAAGGACGCGCGGGCCCTCGCGAGCACGACGGACCTCCCGGCCGTGGCGATGACCCATGTCCTGCCCGGCATCTGCCGGACCGTGCTGGAGCGCGCGTTCACCGAGGCCGCCTGGCTGCGTATGCACCGGGCCGGCATCGCGGAACACGAAGCACAGGCCGCGATCACCGACGCGAACACGCTGAGGGAGATCGCCGCTCTGGGGCTGTTCGGTGACGCGTCCAGGGCGGGGGACATCTACCGGGAGCTGAGCAGGCGCTGCGGGCCGCAGGCCGTGGGACTCGTCAGGCAGTGCCAGGAGGGTGCACATCCCACGGGCGCTTCCATGCCGGCCCCGCACCGGTTCGTGGACGCCATCGCAGTCATTGCCGAGAACGTACGGAAGCCGGAGGACTCGACGCCGTGAACGCCACTATCCCCCTGTTGCTCGCGACCGCCGACCGGCTCCTCACCGACCCGCCCGCCGCGATGGCGGCGGGCAGGTTCCGAGGAGCCGCCTTCGCCCTCCGGACCGCACTGGAGATCGCGGTCTCCGACGCGCTGCTGGCCGCGACGCCCGCAGTCCGGGCCAGGTCCACGCGAGCGAAGCTCCTCTGCCTGCGCTGCTGCACCGAAGCCGAGACTGCCCGACGGGCCAAGGCCGTATGGAAGCTTCTCTGCCTGGGCTGCCATTACCACCACTACGAGATCGGCCCTACCGCGAGCCAGCTGGCGCTCTGGCGGAGCGAAGCCAATCTCGTTGTCGCCCGATTGGGGAATTGAGTCAGTCTTTGCACACCGATTTCTGCTAATCCTATGACCGGGGTTCCGGGCGCCAGCCCGTCGTAGCGCCAGTATGGCGAACCGCTGCTTGCGGCGGGACCAGGCTGACTGGCTGAGCGTGTGGCAGATGCTCGGATGCCCTGACGACGGCCGGTTGCGTTTCCTGCGGGATCTTGCCCAGAGCATTCGCGACATCGAAGGGCCCCATTGCGAATGGTGGGCCCTCCGACATCGTGGCCGGTGAGGTACTGGCGGAGGGTGCGAGATTCGAACTCGTGAGGGGTTGCTCCCAACACGCTTTCCAAATGTTCATACGGGGGTTCGGCGGGGTTCGTACTTGTCCTGACCTGCGGCGGAGTGGTCATGCCAACCCCATCCGGACGGCTCCGGCCAGGGGGCGAATGAGCCCAGAACTGAGACCGCTCGACCGTTGTTTACCCGCCTTCCGGGCCAGGTCGGGCAGGCCTCACATGATCACAAAATGCGGCTTCTGAGCTGCTGACTTTGATCTCGGCGGTCACGACCATGGAGATGAAACGCAATCTGCGGGAGGTGGCGAGTGCGCTGGTTCACCGTCCTGGCAGGGGCTATCGCCGCCACTGGGCTCGTGAGGTGTCTGCTCGTGCAAGTCCGGAAGCTGATCATGGCGGTGGCTGAGGTCATCCGGTCGTGGCGTGAGGTCTGGAGGCTGCTGAGGCGCCGGTAGATCAGCCCGCTCGGCCAGAGACGGGTGGAGCCTGTGGGCGGCGCGGGGCCACACTGGTTGAGCGGGCCGGATCAGGCGTCCGCTTGGAGCCTGCTGCGGGGTACAGACGGTGTCGGGGAGGGCCTCCAGCCGCAACCGGCCATCGCCTCCGCCAGGCCGGAGAAGCCGGTCTGTACGGGTTCCAGCCGCTGGAGGCCAGCGAGACTGATCGTCTTCTGGGTGGGGCACCGCTCGTCCAGCACCCGGGTGGGCAGGACATAGAAGGTCCACTGCGTGAGGTCGAGGGGGTCCAGGCTCTGCTTGTCCTGATGGTGCAGCAGGCAGAAGACATACGCGTCCGAGCGGCGGAGGACCTCGGGCGACATCGTGCCCGTCGTGGCGTCCCACCCGGTGGAGGGAGCGATGGAGAAGGAGATCTTCGACAGAGCCTTCTGAGCCCAGGACTGCAGAAAGGCGGCCGACTTCACCTCGACCCGGCACCCCTCGGGGCTGCGGATGTCAACCGTGTCCCATTCGACACGGGTGCCGTCGACGGAGCCCAGCGCGGTGCCGACGATGTACTCGGCCAGGACTCCGCGCATGGTGTTGCCCACCAGATCGGAGCAGGCCCACTGCCAGAAGTCACCGAGCGTCCCCACGGCACCGCCACCGGCTCGCAGGGGGTCGCTGCCGCTTCGCCTCAGAGCGGTCAGCGGGCCGAGACGGACGTTCATGGGTTCCTCCAGTGCGGCGAGGGGCATCGCAGACGCGGGCAGCGCTGGTAATGGGCGGGTTCGGTGGACGGGTTGGGACAGCTTCGGCTTTCACTGCATTCCCAGTGACTTATGCACCGCGTTGGTCAGGGCCGTCGCTCGCATGTCGTCCGAGCCGCTGATGATGTGGTTCATGACGTAGCCGAAGGCGATGACGTGTTCCGGGTCGGCGAAGCCGAGTGAGCCCCCGCGGCCCGTGTGACCGAAGGCGGCAGAGCCGGTCATAGGAATGGCGGCGGTGGGCAGCATGAATCCCGAGGTAAAGCGGCTCGGGACCACCATGACCTGGTCCCGCCCGTGGGCCTGCTCCTCGGTCGCCAAGGCCAGCGTCTCTGGGGTGAGCAGACGGACCCCGTCCACCTCGCCGATCAGCGCGGCGTACATGCGCGCCAGCGCGTGCGCGGTGCCGATGCCGTTGGACGAGGGGAGTTCCGCGGCCTGGACCTCGGGGGAGTCGAAGTCGATGTTCGCCGGGTCGGTGACCGCGAACGCTCTGTTGCTGAGCGAGTTCGGGTCGCGCCAGGCGGCGACGAGGTCGCGCAGGTCCTCGGGGACCGACTCCTCGGGCACGGTGGTGAGGTCGACGTCCGGCTTCCGGTACACCATGCGGCTGACCCGGTCGCGTTCACCGGGCGGCAGCCCGATGAAGAAGTCCAGCCCCAGCGGCCTGGCGATCTCCTCGGTGAAGAAGCGGCCCGGCGTGCGGCCGGACACCCGGCGGATTACCTCGCCGACCAACCAGCCCCAGGTCCTGCCGTGGTATCCGTGTGCTGTTCCCGGTGT
Encoded proteins:
- a CDS encoding serine hydrolase domain-containing protein translates to MTVINGEVAAGFEPVLEAFAANFARREEIGAAVCVYQDGRPVVDLWAGVADPDTGRPWERDTLQLVYSATKGATATAAHLLAQRGELDLDAPVAEYWPEFAANGKAEIPVRWLLSHQAGLVALDEPVPLDEALAWHPMTAALAAQRPQWTPGTAHGYHGRTWGWLVGEVIRRVSGRTPGRFFTEEIARPLGLDFFIGLPPGERDRVSRMVYRKPDVDLTTVPEESVPEDLRDLVAAWRDPNSLSNRAFAVTDPANIDFDSPEVQAAELPSSNGIGTAHALARMYAALIGEVDGVRLLTPETLALATEEQAHGRDQVMVVPSRFTSGFMLPTAAIPMTGSAAFGHTGRGGSLGFADPEHVIAFGYVMNHIISGSDDMRATALTNAVHKSLGMQ
- a CDS encoding ATP-binding protein; amino-acid sequence: MTAHPAQSTHAEESAPSAEAEDPQTLSGLLETRLAASVLSDATKAMLREALGDVEGAAAATAPRRVYLDSVSVAGFRGIGPKAWLSLAPKPGVTLVVGRNGSGKSSFAEAIETAFTGKSARWDGLNPVYRSNWRNLHDGAAPKIEVKLCEEGDTKPSTLTCTWAGDDVTLPDIEFKRPGHGRGAFGEAGWQQPLTDYRPFLSYSDLDRMISGKPSQMYDAVAKILGLGKLTGADDLLQLLEKELNTALKSAEAELPGLVEMLSGLEDPRADAAIAALGRTGAPDFDALTVLVEGLPTADAGHLDGLRAAAALTGPDLDEVGPAVDRLREAVAVLGDVCASGAEDAHQRAELLAKALDHSRRHPGEEVCPVCGSARLLDEAWAERAADQIAVLRQEAAAAEEARSALRRSVDAVRYLVTQAPNWLPAALVDPWEEWTACRGIADPEQLAGRAENSALVLADACAVLREEAVLELEKLDEGWRRCVARLAGWLDRARTAHAGKPRLRQVKAARKWLKDVGGELREEQLRPFADHTQRIWEQLRQQSNVDLRSVRLNGTEKASMRKLVMDVCVDGTEASALGVMSQGELHSLALSLFLPRAAAPDSPFGFVVIDDPVQSMDPAKVHGLAKVLHDLGQSRQVVVFTHDTRLQRAFHDQELAVTVLQVERGDRSMVKVERETDPVAQALKDARALASTTDLPAVAMTHVLPGICRTVLERAFTEAAWLRMHRAGIAEHEAQAAITDANTLREIAALGLFGDASRAGDIYRELSRRCGPQAVGLVRQCQEGAHPTGASMPAPHRFVDAIAVIAENVRKPEDSTP